Proteins from a genomic interval of Beijerinckia indica subsp. indica ATCC 9039:
- a CDS encoding alpha/beta hydrolase, producing the protein MPEVIFNGPAGRLEGRFHPSTIRGAPIAIVLHPHPQFGGTMNNQIVYNLYYAFAERGFSVLRFNFRGVGRSQGGFDHGQGELSDAAAALDWVQSINPEARACWIAGISFGSWIGMQLLMRRPEIEGFISIAPPANRFDFSFLAPCPSSGLFVHGDQDRVAPLKEVMGLIEKLKTQKGILIEHEVVAGANHFFENCVEDLVEKVGLYLDRRLGNPPRLPTPARSEPAERSS; encoded by the coding sequence ATGCCTGAGGTTATATTTAACGGTCCAGCCGGCCGCCTGGAAGGTCGTTTTCATCCCTCGACCATCCGTGGCGCTCCGATCGCCATCGTGCTGCATCCGCATCCGCAATTTGGCGGCACGATGAACAATCAGATCGTCTATAATCTCTATTATGCCTTTGCCGAACGCGGTTTCTCGGTGCTCCGTTTCAATTTCCGCGGCGTTGGGCGCAGCCAGGGTGGTTTCGACCACGGTCAGGGTGAGCTGTCCGATGCGGCAGCCGCGCTCGATTGGGTGCAAAGCATCAATCCCGAGGCGCGCGCCTGCTGGATCGCCGGCATTTCCTTCGGCTCCTGGATTGGCATGCAGCTTTTGATGCGGCGTCCGGAGATCGAGGGGTTTATCTCGATCGCTCCGCCTGCCAATCGTTTCGATTTCTCTTTCCTGGCACCCTGCCCCTCCTCGGGCCTCTTCGTGCACGGGGATCAGGATCGCGTCGCGCCTTTGAAGGAAGTGATGGGCCTGATCGAGAAGCTGAAAACCCAGAAGGGCATTCTGATCGAGCATGAAGTGGTGGCCGGCGCCAACCATTTCTTCGAAAATTGCGTGGAGGATCTGGTCGAGAAAGTCGGCCTTTATCTCGACCGGAGGCTTGGCAATCCGCCGCGCCTCCCAACCCCCGCCCGCAGCGAGCCGGCCGAACGCTCATCGTGA
- the sufB gene encoding Fe-S cluster assembly protein SufB, producing the protein MAAAKETVDQVKSIDVSEYKYGFFSEIEADKAPKGLNEDIVRFISAKKNEPAWLTEWRLEAYRRWLTMREPEWARVNFAKVDYQDLYYYSAPKSAAGPKSLDEVDPELLKVYEKLGIPLKEQAALAGVVAGENEMIDDEGNVVPMPERKIAVDAVFDSVSVVTTFREELAKAGVIFCPISEAVHTHPELVQKYLGSVVPTTDNFYATLNSAVFSDGSFVYIPEGVRCPMELSTYFRINEQNTGQFERTLIIADKGSYVSYLEGCTAPKRDENQLHAAVVELIALDDAEIKYSTVQNWYPGDADGKGGIYNFVTKRGDCRGANSKISWTQVETGSAVTWKYPSCVLRGDNSRGEFYSIAISNGHQQVDSGTKMIHLGKNTTSRVISKGISAGHSQNTYRGQISSHRKATGARNFTNCDSLLIGNSCGAHTVPYLESRNPSTQFEHEATTSKISEDQLFYCMQRGLSAEEATALIVNGFVRDVLQQLPMEFAVEAQKLIAVSLEGSVG; encoded by the coding sequence ATGGCAGCGGCCAAAGAGACCGTCGATCAGGTCAAGTCGATCGACGTAAGCGAATATAAGTACGGATTCTTTTCCGAGATCGAGGCCGACAAGGCTCCGAAGGGCTTGAACGAGGATATCGTTCGCTTCATTTCGGCGAAGAAGAACGAGCCGGCGTGGCTGACCGAATGGCGCCTTGAGGCTTACCGTCGCTGGCTGACCATGCGCGAACCGGAATGGGCGCGCGTCAATTTCGCCAAGGTCGATTATCAGGATCTCTATTATTATTCCGCGCCGAAGAGCGCCGCGGGTCCGAAATCCCTCGATGAGGTCGATCCGGAACTGCTCAAGGTCTACGAGAAGCTTGGCATTCCGTTGAAGGAACAAGCCGCTCTCGCCGGCGTCGTCGCGGGCGAGAATGAGATGATCGACGACGAAGGCAATGTCGTGCCGATGCCTGAGCGCAAGATCGCCGTCGATGCGGTCTTTGATTCGGTCTCGGTCGTCACTACATTCCGCGAAGAACTGGCCAAGGCCGGTGTCATTTTCTGCCCGATTTCGGAAGCGGTGCATACGCATCCCGAACTGGTGCAGAAATATCTCGGCTCCGTCGTGCCGACGACCGATAATTTCTATGCGACGCTGAACAGCGCCGTGTTCTCGGATGGCTCCTTCGTCTATATTCCCGAAGGTGTGCGCTGCCCGATGGAATTGTCGACCTATTTTCGTATCAACGAGCAGAATACGGGACAATTCGAGCGGACCCTGATCATTGCCGACAAGGGTTCCTATGTGTCTTATCTCGAGGGTTGCACGGCGCCCAAGCGCGATGAGAACCAGCTCCATGCGGCGGTCGTCGAATTGATCGCGTTGGACGATGCCGAAATCAAATATTCGACCGTGCAGAACTGGTATCCGGGCGATGCCGATGGCAAGGGCGGTATCTATAATTTCGTGACCAAGCGCGGCGATTGCCGTGGCGCCAATTCGAAAATCTCCTGGACGCAGGTCGAGACGGGCTCGGCTGTGACCTGGAAATATCCGTCCTGCGTGCTGCGTGGTGATAATTCGCGCGGTGAATTCTATTCGATCGCCATTTCGAATGGCCATCAGCAGGTCGATTCCGGCACCAAAATGATCCATCTCGGCAAGAACACGACGAGCCGGGTCATTTCCAAGGGTATTTCTGCGGGTCATTCGCAAAATACTTATCGGGGTCAGATCTCTTCGCATCGCAAGGCGACCGGAGCCCGCAACTTCACCAATTGCGACTCGCTGCTGATCGGGAATTCCTGCGGTGCGCATACAGTGCCTTATCTCGAATCGCGTAATCCCAGCACGCAATTCGAGCATGAGGCGACCACCTCGAAGATCTCCGAGGACCAGCTCTTCTATTGCATGCAGCGTGGTCTCTCCGCCGAAGAGGCGACGGCTCTGATCGTCAACGGCTTCGTTCGTGACGTTCTGCAACAACTCCCGATGGAGTTTGCCGTCGAGGCGCAAAAGCTGATCGCCGTGTCTCTTGAAGGCAGCGTCGGCTAA
- a CDS encoding cysteine desulfurase family protein — protein MTARRVYLDHNATTPLRPAARAAMIAAMDLCGNASSIHAEGRAARALIEGAREAMARFVKTLPRRVIFTSGATEALNAILTPRLERSNRPTAPFDVLLVNAGEHASVLFGHRFSADAVETIGMTPDGRLDLDALAKVLERYAGRRIMLALQAANNETGVVQPVLQAEALLRAASSDTFFVCDAVQAAGKIACDFDALPADALIFSAHKFGGPAGIGALCLREDVLLGEPLLRGGGQEFRQRAGTQAVISIAGLAGALVDMRETFVQDSVRLAQLRDQLESFLRTLAPAAVLFGTEVERLPNTLCFAVPGMEAQVLLMFLDVEGVAVSSGAACSSGKVKASHVLEAMRVDPSLAGAAIRLSLGWTSHLEECALFMQAFEKAFRTIKARQVKSAA, from the coding sequence TTGACGGCGCGGCGAGTCTATCTCGACCATAATGCGACGACGCCTTTGCGGCCGGCGGCGCGCGCCGCCATGATCGCGGCCATGGATCTATGCGGAAATGCCTCCTCGATCCATGCCGAAGGCCGCGCTGCGCGCGCTCTAATCGAGGGTGCGCGCGAGGCAATGGCGCGTTTCGTCAAGACTTTGCCGCGCCGGGTGATCTTTACCTCCGGCGCCACCGAGGCGCTCAACGCTATTCTGACACCACGTCTCGAACGGTCAAACCGGCCCACGGCACCGTTTGATGTTCTTTTAGTCAATGCCGGCGAACATGCGAGCGTGCTTTTTGGGCATCGCTTTTCTGCCGACGCGGTCGAAACGATTGGCATGACGCCGGACGGGCGGCTTGATCTCGACGCGCTCGCCAAGGTCCTTGAGCGCTATGCGGGGCGGCGCATCATGCTGGCCCTGCAAGCAGCCAATAATGAGACCGGTGTCGTGCAGCCGGTTCTGCAGGCGGAAGCCCTGCTGCGCGCGGCTTCGTCTGATACGTTTTTCGTCTGCGATGCCGTGCAAGCCGCTGGCAAGATCGCATGTGATTTCGACGCCTTGCCTGCCGATGCGCTGATTTTTTCGGCACATAAATTCGGTGGCCCGGCTGGGATCGGGGCTCTTTGCCTGCGCGAGGATGTGCTGCTCGGGGAGCCTTTGTTGCGCGGCGGCGGTCAGGAATTTCGCCAGCGCGCCGGGACGCAGGCTGTGATCTCCATTGCTGGTCTTGCTGGCGCCCTTGTGGACATGCGCGAGACTTTTGTGCAGGACAGTGTCCGGCTTGCGCAGCTGCGGGATCAGCTCGAGAGCTTTCTTCGCACTCTCGCGCCGGCTGCCGTCCTTTTTGGAACCGAGGTGGAGCGTCTGCCCAACACGCTCTGTTTCGCCGTTCCGGGGATGGAGGCACAGGTCTTGCTTATGTTTTTGGATGTAGAGGGAGTGGCGGTTTCGTCCGGCGCGGCCTGTTCCTCCGGCAAGGTCAAGGCATCGCATGTGCTAGAGGCAATGCGGGTCGATCCGTCCCTGGCTGGTGCGGCAATCAGGCTCAGTCTGGGGTGGACCAGTCATCTTGAAGAATGTGCCTTGTTCATGCAGGCCTTTGAAAAGGCTTTCCGCACGATCAAGGCGAGGCAGGTCAAATCTGCCGCGTAG
- the sufC gene encoding Fe-S cluster assembly ATPase SufC, with protein sequence MLEVKNLNVSIGDRKILNDFCITVKDGEVAAIMGPNGTGKSTLSYVMSGRPGYTVESGEVLLNGVNLLDFEPNERAAKGLFLAFQYPLEIPGVATMTFLKAALNAQRKYRGETELSTPELMKRVNAAASKLGIKSDMMKRALNVGFSGGEKKRMDILQMALLEPSFGILDETDSGLDIDALRIVSEGVNALRSPTRGFLVITHYQRLLDYIVPDTVHVMAGGRIVRTGGKELALELEKSGYAEYLGEEKAA encoded by the coding sequence ATGCTCGAAGTCAAGAATCTCAACGTTTCTATCGGCGACCGCAAAATCCTGAACGACTTCTGCATCACTGTGAAGGATGGTGAAGTCGCAGCTATCATGGGTCCGAACGGGACGGGTAAATCGACCCTGTCCTATGTCATGTCGGGCCGCCCCGGTTATACGGTCGAATCCGGCGAGGTTCTGCTGAATGGCGTCAATCTGCTCGATTTCGAACCGAACGAGCGCGCGGCCAAAGGTCTTTTCCTCGCCTTCCAATATCCTTTGGAAATTCCTGGCGTTGCGACCATGACCTTCCTCAAGGCCGCTCTGAACGCGCAGCGTAAATATCGTGGCGAGACTGAACTCTCCACGCCCGAACTGATGAAGCGCGTGAATGCGGCGGCTTCCAAGCTCGGGATCAAATCCGACATGATGAAGCGCGCCTTGAATGTCGGCTTCTCGGGTGGCGAAAAGAAGCGCATGGACATTCTCCAGATGGCGCTGCTCGAACCCTCCTTCGGCATTCTCGATGAGACCGATTCCGGCCTTGACATTGACGCGTTGCGCATCGTGTCGGAAGGTGTGAATGCGCTGCGTTCGCCGACCCGGGGCTTCCTCGTTATCACCCATTATCAGCGCCTGCTCGATTATATCGTTCCCGACACCGTCCATGTCATGGCCGGCGGCCGGATCGTGCGGACGGGTGGCAAGGAACTCGCCCTTGAACTCGAGAAAAGCGGCTATGCCGAATATCTCGGTGAAGAAAAGGCCGCGTAA
- a CDS encoding septation protein A, producing the protein MEKKPEAPLDPWLKLLLEMGPFLLFFFANAWPKVFAPLTAPWLPPSLMAGENAGLFTATLVLIPAVLLSLAVSYGLTHRLPVMPVVTALLVLIFGALTLYLQDPSFIKIKPTVLYVGFALALFGGLLFGKPLLPIMLDHALALSERGWRLLTIRWGLFFLGMAVLNEIVWRTQSTNVWVTFKFPGTMILVFLFTLSQIPFLKRHEIAPDAASHSPDHF; encoded by the coding sequence ATGGAGAAAAAGCCTGAAGCGCCTCTCGATCCCTGGCTGAAACTCTTGCTGGAAATGGGGCCTTTTCTGCTCTTCTTCTTCGCCAATGCATGGCCGAAGGTGTTTGCGCCCCTCACGGCACCCTGGCTGCCGCCAAGCCTGATGGCTGGGGAGAATGCCGGCCTCTTTACCGCGACCCTGGTCTTGATCCCGGCGGTTCTTCTGTCGCTGGCGGTCTCCTATGGCCTGACACACCGCCTGCCCGTCATGCCCGTGGTGACGGCTCTGCTGGTACTGATCTTCGGCGCCCTGACGCTCTATTTGCAGGATCCGAGTTTCATCAAGATCAAACCGACCGTCCTCTATGTGGGATTTGCCCTTGCCTTGTTCGGCGGCCTCCTGTTCGGCAAGCCCCTTTTGCCGATCATGCTCGATCACGCCCTGGCTTTGAGCGAACGCGGCTGGCGTCTTCTCACCATCCGCTGGGGCCTGTTCTTCCTCGGCATGGCGGTCTTAAATGAAATCGTCTGGCGGACGCAGAGCACCAATGTCTGGGTGACTTTCAAATTTCCCGGCACGATGATCCTAGTGTTTCTATTCACCCTCTCACAAATTCCGTTCTTGAAACGCCACGAAATTGCCCCCGACGCGGCGTCGCACAGTCCCGATCATTTTTGA
- the msrA gene encoding peptide-methionine (S)-S-oxide reductase MsrA, translating into MWFHKKVTMPTAAEALPGRAEPMATAQTHFVNGHPLHPPFPAGYETALFGLGCFWGAERKFWQIGDAVFTTAVGYAGGFTPNPTYEEVCTGKTGHNEVVLVVFDPKRVTYSDLLRVFFENHDPTQGYRQGNDVGTQYRSGIYVFDEAQKQAAQTAKAAFEPALAAAGFGPITTEILDAPPFYYAEDYHQQYLAKNPDGYCGLGGTGVSCPIGTGVAAE; encoded by the coding sequence ATGTGGTTTCATAAGAAAGTGACCATGCCGACCGCCGCCGAGGCCCTGCCAGGACGGGCGGAGCCTATGGCGACGGCGCAAACCCATTTCGTCAACGGCCATCCCCTGCATCCGCCTTTTCCGGCGGGATATGAGACCGCTCTCTTCGGTCTCGGCTGTTTCTGGGGCGCAGAGCGAAAATTCTGGCAAATCGGTGATGCCGTCTTCACCACGGCGGTCGGTTATGCGGGTGGTTTCACCCCCAATCCCACCTATGAAGAAGTCTGCACGGGCAAGACCGGGCATAATGAAGTGGTTCTGGTGGTCTTCGACCCGAAACGCGTGACCTATTCCGATCTCTTGCGTGTGTTCTTCGAGAACCACGATCCCACGCAAGGATATCGGCAGGGCAATGACGTCGGCACGCAATATCGCTCCGGCATCTATGTTTTCGATGAAGCACAGAAGCAAGCGGCGCAAACCGCCAAGGCCGCCTTCGAACCCGCGCTCGCAGCCGCCGGTTTTGGCCCCATTACGACTGAAATTCTCGATGCGCCGCCGTTCTATTATGCGGAGGATTATCACCAGCAATATCTCGCCAAAAATCCAGACGGTTATTGCGGGCTCGGCGGAACGGGTGTGTCCTGCCCCATCGGAACAGGCGTGGCGGCCGAATAG
- a CDS encoding DUF1013 domain-containing protein, which translates to MSNAPLMPKATAVWLVENTSLTFDQIADFCKLHPLEVKGIADGEVAAGIKGHDPITSGQLTREEIAHSEKNPSRALQLAQSKVRLPETRRRGARYTPLSRRQDRPNAILWLVRNHPELKDAQIMRLVGTTKTTLQAIRNRTHWNSAALTPTDPVTLGLCTQMDLDFEVNRAAKDRPILEDRGQTLMPAEVTTQAYDEEGDEEDVFGTVDRHRPEAGEDAIDLDSVFAKLKDLKPEE; encoded by the coding sequence ATGAGCAATGCGCCGTTGATGCCGAAAGCCACCGCCGTCTGGCTCGTGGAAAATACCTCGCTGACATTCGATCAGATCGCCGATTTCTGCAAACTTCATCCGCTGGAGGTCAAGGGAATTGCCGATGGCGAGGTCGCCGCCGGTATCAAGGGCCATGATCCGATCACCTCCGGCCAATTGACCCGCGAGGAGATCGCCCATTCCGAGAAAAACCCGAGCCGCGCCTTGCAGCTCGCCCAGTCGAAGGTCCGCCTGCCGGAGACCCGCCGGCGGGGTGCCCGCTATACGCCGCTTTCCCGCCGCCAGGATCGGCCGAATGCCATTTTGTGGCTGGTCCGCAACCATCCTGAATTGAAGGATGCGCAGATCATGCGGCTCGTCGGCACGACGAAAACCACCTTGCAGGCCATCCGCAACCGGACGCATTGGAATTCCGCCGCGCTGACGCCGACGGATCCGGTGACGCTGGGGCTCTGCACGCAGATGGATCTTGATTTCGAGGTCAATCGTGCGGCCAAGGATCGTCCGATTCTCGAGGATCGCGGCCAGACTCTGATGCCCGCCGAAGTGACGACGCAAGCCTATGACGAGGAAGGTGACGAGGAAGACGTCTTCGGTACAGTCGACAGGCATCGGCCGGAAGCCGGGGAGGATGCGATCGATCTTGATTCCGTCTTCGCGAAACTGAAGGACCTCAAGCCGGAGGAATAG
- a CDS encoding iron-sulfur cluster assembly protein, translated as MSESQTAEVQEVQPNEPAWIFDAGISQNERIRYTNDIVAAFKTVFDPEIPCDVYELGLIYKVDIDENRLIRIEMTLTAPGCPVAGEITRSIETAIGTVPGTLGVIVNIVFEPAWDQGRMSDEARISLDMF; from the coding sequence ATGTCCGAATCGCAAACCGCCGAAGTCCAGGAAGTTCAGCCGAACGAACCTGCGTGGATTTTTGATGCCGGTATTTCCCAGAACGAGCGGATCCGCTACACCAATGATATTGTAGCGGCTTTCAAAACCGTCTTTGATCCGGAAATTCCCTGCGACGTCTATGAGTTGGGCCTTATCTACAAGGTCGATATCGACGAGAACCGGTTGATCCGGATCGAAATGACGCTGACCGCTCCTGGTTGTCCGGTGGCTGGCGAAATCACCCGCTCGATCGAGACGGCGATCGGCACGGTGCCCGGCACGCTCGGCGTCATCGTCAATATCGTCTTCGAGCCGGCGTGGGATCAAGGCCGCATGTCCGACGAGGCGCGCATTTCCCTCGATATGTTCTGA
- a CDS encoding SufB/SufD family protein, translating into MSAQIIPSRTPAETTLVESFGAVKATLPGTADVAKLREENFAAFVEAGLPHRRVESWHYTDLRTIMREALPLAPVPTPAALEGLRKDVGALTLHGTKLVLVDGAFVPELSDTVPAGVTVHSLASVLTKGPAELLTLLSGEGLGAGDAIVALNAAMMQDGIVVEVAPGAVIAEPLNLIYATASAMPVARFSRSLVAVGAKASVTIAESSLGEGGRSGQTNGCLIFSVGDEAKVNHTTQLTGSLANSIRIDTFMVSLGAKVKFDSFALVSGAGLTRRQIFLRFNGEEAEAALRGASLLRGREYADTTLFVEHLAPSCVGRELFKYILDEESVGVFQGKIHVAPEAQHTDGKMLSKALLLTDGVAMNNKPELEIFADDVACAHGATCGGLSEEQIFYLQARGLPYKEAEALLLEAFAAELVDELEDEKAAENFRSEISTWLAGRTTA; encoded by the coding sequence ATGAGCGCTCAGATCATTCCTTCGAGAACGCCGGCCGAGACCACGCTCGTCGAGAGTTTCGGCGCCGTCAAGGCGACCCTGCCGGGAACGGCGGATGTCGCCAAGTTGCGGGAAGAAAATTTCGCCGCTTTTGTCGAAGCGGGCTTGCCGCATCGCCGCGTCGAGTCTTGGCATTATACCGACCTGCGCACGATCATGCGTGAGGCTCTGCCTCTTGCCCCCGTCCCGACGCCGGCCGCACTTGAAGGCCTGCGTAAGGATGTTGGCGCGCTGACTCTCCACGGCACCAAACTGGTGCTGGTGGACGGTGCTTTCGTGCCGGAACTCTCCGACACTGTCCCGGCCGGGGTGACCGTTCACTCCCTTGCCTCGGTTCTGACAAAGGGACCGGCCGAGCTTCTCACGCTGCTGTCCGGCGAGGGATTGGGCGCGGGCGATGCGATTGTCGCTTTGAATGCCGCCATGATGCAGGACGGGATTGTCGTCGAAGTCGCGCCTGGCGCGGTGATCGCTGAGCCCTTGAACCTGATCTATGCTACGGCATCCGCGATGCCGGTCGCGCGTTTCTCGCGCTCGCTCGTCGCTGTCGGTGCCAAAGCCTCCGTGACCATTGCGGAATCGAGCCTCGGCGAAGGTGGCCGCAGCGGTCAAACCAACGGCTGTCTGATCTTCTCGGTCGGCGATGAAGCCAAGGTCAATCATACGACGCAATTGACCGGCAGTCTGGCGAACAGCATCCGGATCGACACGTTCATGGTCAGCCTCGGCGCCAAGGTGAAATTCGACAGTTTCGCCTTGGTCTCTGGAGCGGGCCTGACGCGGCGGCAGATCTTCTTGCGCTTCAATGGCGAAGAGGCGGAAGCTGCTCTGCGGGGTGCCTCGCTGTTGCGCGGGCGCGAATATGCCGACACCACTTTGTTCGTTGAACATCTTGCGCCGTCTTGCGTCGGTCGCGAATTGTTCAAATATATCCTCGACGAGGAATCTGTCGGCGTGTTCCAGGGCAAGATTCATGTGGCCCCGGAGGCGCAGCATACGGACGGCAAGATGCTCAGCAAGGCCTTGCTGCTGACCGATGGCGTCGCGATGAACAACAAGCCGGAGCTTGAAATCTTCGCCGACGATGTCGCCTGCGCGCATGGTGCGACCTGCGGCGGCCTGAGTGAAGAGCAGATCTTCTATCTGCAGGCGCGTGGTCTTCCCTATAAGGAAGCCGAGGCCTTGCTTCTTGAAGCCTTCGCGGCCGAGCTCGTGGACGAACTCGAAGACGAGAAAGCGGCTGAAAACTTCCGGAGCGAAATCTCGACCTGGCTCGCGGGACGGACCACGGCCTGA
- a CDS encoding cysteine desulfurase, translating to MNKHIAAQAPWDVNLIRQDFPILSLEVYGKPLVYLDNAASAQKPKEVVDRMVHATYHEYANVHRGLHYLANAATDAFEVARESVRSFLNAESVNEIIFTKSATEAINLVASSFGQAFINEGDEIVLSIMEHHANIVPWNFLRERKGAVLKWVDVDDDGNFLIEEFEKALSPKTKIVAMTHMSNMLGTITPVKEIIKIAHDRGIPVLIDGSQGAVHLEVDVRDLDADFYVVTGHKLYGPTGIGALYGKKEWLEKLPPFLGGGEMINEVTRDRVTYNEPPHRFEAGTPPIIQAIGLGAAVDYMQKLGRNRIHAHEMALSDYAHERLSKINSLKIFGRAKGKGAIISFEMKNAHAHDVATIIDRSGVAVRAGTHCAQPLLARFGVTSTCRASFAAYNTFEEVDKLAEALIRAEGLFA from the coding sequence ATGAACAAGCATATAGCTGCGCAAGCGCCATGGGATGTGAATCTGATCCGTCAGGATTTTCCGATTCTGTCCCTGGAAGTCTACGGCAAGCCGCTGGTCTATCTCGACAATGCCGCCTCGGCGCAAAAGCCGAAGGAGGTCGTGGACCGTATGGTGCACGCAACCTACCACGAATATGCCAATGTGCACCGCGGTCTGCATTATCTCGCCAATGCCGCGACGGATGCCTTCGAAGTCGCCCGCGAAAGCGTGCGCTCGTTCCTGAATGCGGAAAGTGTCAACGAGATCATTTTCACGAAATCGGCGACGGAAGCGATCAATCTTGTCGCGTCCTCCTTCGGGCAAGCCTTCATCAATGAAGGCGATGAAATCGTGCTCTCGATCATGGAGCACCACGCCAATATCGTGCCCTGGAATTTCCTGCGCGAGCGCAAGGGTGCGGTGCTGAAATGGGTTGATGTCGATGATGACGGCAATTTCCTGATCGAGGAATTTGAAAAGGCTCTGTCGCCGAAAACCAAGATCGTCGCCATGACGCATATGTCGAATATGCTCGGCACGATCACGCCGGTGAAGGAAATCATCAAAATCGCTCATGATCGCGGCATTCCGGTGCTGATCGATGGATCGCAAGGGGCCGTGCATCTCGAGGTCGATGTTCGCGATCTCGACGCGGATTTCTATGTCGTGACCGGCCATAAGCTTTATGGGCCGACCGGCATTGGCGCTCTTTACGGCAAGAAGGAATGGCTTGAGAAACTGCCGCCCTTCCTTGGCGGCGGTGAAATGATCAATGAAGTGACGCGTGACCGCGTGACCTATAACGAGCCTCCGCATCGTTTCGAGGCCGGCACACCGCCGATCATCCAGGCCATCGGCCTCGGTGCCGCTGTTGATTATATGCAAAAGCTCGGTCGCAATCGCATTCATGCGCATGAAATGGCGCTGAGCGATTATGCCCATGAACGGCTGTCCAAAATCAATTCGCTGAAAATTTTCGGACGCGCCAAGGGCAAGGGAGCGATCATTTCCTTTGAAATGAAGAATGCCCATGCGCATGATGTCGCGACGATCATCGATCGTTCGGGCGTGGCCGTGCGGGCCGGCACGCATTGTGCTCAGCCGTTGCTTGCCCGCTTTGGCGTGACTTCGACCTGTCGTGCTTCCTTCGCTGCTTACAATACGTTCGAGGAAGTCGACAAACTTGCCGAGGCGTTGATCCGAGCCGAAGGCCTTTTTGCTTGA